From the genome of Vigna angularis cultivar LongXiaoDou No.4 chromosome 11, ASM1680809v1, whole genome shotgun sequence, one region includes:
- the LOC108332766 gene encoding uncharacterized protein LOC108332766: protein MCGGPHLQSACPQLIGYKRCNICRRDDHYARDCPTVRRTGPSPRPSGRVVHRGGNVRPQATGRVYALTGVEAASADVFPEEVPGLPPPREVEFSIDLVSRVGPISIASYRMAPAELAELKKQIEELLEKQLNKLTIKNKYPLPMIDDLMDQLYGAIVFSKIDLRSGYHQILVKADDVQKTAFRSRYSHYEYVVMPFGVTNAPAIFMDHMNRIFRPFLDKFVVVFIDDILVYSKTREEHEDHLRTVLGVLRERKLYSKLSKCEFWMEEVHFLGHVISAGGIAVDPTKVQAVMEWERPKTVTEVRSFVGLAGYYRRFIENFARIVAPLTQLTKKDQPFVWTKKCETSFQELKQRLKSAPVLVIPDTSIPFEVYCDASHQGLGCVLMQEKRVIAYASRQLKVHEKNYPTHDLELAAVVFALKIWRHYLYGAQFRVFSDHKSLNLIERIKEGHLLDLELRTSAALIGTEKGKDLNTGTNGLLRFKGRTCVPNDGELKRLLLEESHRSCFSIHPGMTKMYQDLKKSFWWSGMKKDVAQFVASCLTCQKAKVEHQRLGGLLQPLEIPEWKWDNIAMDFVTHLPRTFRKHDAIWVIMDRLTKSAHFLAIDLRMSMTKLAHLYVKEIVRLHGVPSSIVSDRDPRFTSRFWQTLQSEMGSRLQMSSAYHPQTDGHSERTIQSLEDLLRTCILDHLGAWDEVLPLVEFTYNNSYQASIGMGPFEVLYGRHCRTPLCWFQEGESLLTGPELVQQTTEKVKLI, encoded by the exons ATGTGTGGGGGACCACACCTCCAGTCTGCGTGCCCTCAGCTGATAGGGTACAAGAGGTGTAACATCTGCAGACGGGACGACCATTATGCTAGAGATTGTCCTACAGTCAGGAGGACAGGACCATCGCCACGCCCATCGGGGAGAGTAGTACATAGAGGTGGCAATGTCAGGCCGCAAGCAACAGGGAGAGTTTACGCCTTGACTGGAGTTGAGGCAGCCAGTGCAG ATGTGTTCCCCGAAGAAGTTCCTGGTCTACCTCCTCCGAGAGAGGTAGAGTTCTCTATAGACTTGGTCTCAAGAGTAGGACCAATTTCTATAGCCTCTTACCGGATGGCTCCAGCAGAGTTAGCAGAgttgaagaagcaaattgaagagctGCTAGAGAA GCAACTAAACAAGCTCACTATTAAGAACAAGTACCCCTTGCCAATGATAGATGACCTGATGGATCAATTATATGGAGCTATAGTGTTCTCCAAGATAGACTTGCGGTCAGGATACCATCAAATTTTGGTGAAGGCTGACGATGTACAGAAGACAGCTTTTAGATCCAGATATAGCCACTATGAGTATgtggttatgccttttggtgtgaCTAATGCTCCAGCCATCTTCATGGACCACATGAATCGGATATTTAGACCATTCTTGGATAAGTTTGTCGTAGTCTTTATAGACGACATTCTCGTCTATTCCAAGACTCGAGAAGAACACGAAGATCACTTGAGGACAGTGCTTGGGGTATTGAGGGAGAGAAAGTTGTATTCCAAGCTATCTAAGTGCGAGTTCTGGATGGAAGAGGTCCATTTCTTGGGACATGTCATCTCAGCTGGTGGAATTGCGGTTGATCCAACCAAGGTACAAGCTGTGATGGAGTGGGAAAGACCAAAGACAGTCACTGAGGTTAGGAGTTTTGTAGGCTTGGCGGGCTATTATCGCCGCTTTATTGAGAACTTTGCCAGGATAGTAGCCCCATTGACTCAACTGACCAAGAAAGATCAGCCTTTTGTTTGGACTAAAAAGTGTGAAACTAGCTTCCAAGAGCTTAAGCAAAGGTTGAAAAGCGCCCCAGTGCTAGTTATTCCAGACACAAGTATACCTTTTGAGGTTTACTGTGACGCCTCTCATCAAGGATTGGGATGCGTTCTAATGCAAGAGAAGCGAGTGATTGCTTATGCCTCAAGACAACTCAAAGtacatgagaagaattaccccactCATGACTTGGAGTTAGCTGCAGTTGTCTTTGccttgaagatttggaggcattattTATATGGTGCCCAATTCCGAGTGTTTAGTGACCACAAAAGTCTGAA CTTAATAGAGCGTATTAAAGAAGGGCATTTGTTAGACCTCGAGCTTCGGACATCAGCCGCTCTTATTGGTACAGAAAAGGGAAAGGACTTAAACACAGGGACAAATGGTCTCTTGAGGTTTAAGGGAAGGACGTGTGTTCCCAATGATGGAGAATTAAAGAGGCTATTACTTGAGGAGAGTCACCGAAGTTGTTttagcatacatccaggtatgacAAAAATGTACCAAGATCTCAAGAAGTCATTCTGGTGGTCTGGTATGAAGAAAGACGTAGCCCAATTTGTTGCTTCCTGCCTAACTTGCCAGAAGGCCAAAGTGGAACATCAGAGACTTGGGGGTCTGTTGCAGCCATTGGAAATTCCggagtggaaatgggataacATAGCCATGGACTTTGTTACCCATTTACCACGCACTTTCAGGAAGCATGATGCTATATGGGTTATAATGGACAGATTGACCAAGAGCGCCCACTTCTTGGCAATCGACTTGAGAATGTCTATGACAAAATTGGCACATTTATATGTTAAGGAGATTGTGAGGCTTCATGGAGTACCTTCTAGTATTGTGTCAGATAGAGACCCAAGATTCACCTCCCGTTTCTGGCAAACACTACAGAGTGAGATGGGTAGCAGGCTACAGATGAGTTCAGCTTAccatcctcaaacagatggtcATTCTGAGAGAACGATACAGTCCTTAGAAGATTTGTTAAGAACATGTATACTGGATCATTTGGGAGCCTGGGATGAGGTGTTACCATTGGTAGAATTCACTTATAACAACAGCTACCAGGCTAGTATTGGTATGGGGCCATTTGAGGTCTTGTATGGGAGGCACTGCAGAACCCCTCTGTGTTGGTTTCAGGAGGGTGAATCATTATTGACTGGGCCAGAGTTAGTGCAGCAGACCACAGAGAAGGTGAAGTTGATATAA
- the LOC108332764 gene encoding uncharacterized protein LOC108332764 — protein sequence MQQNSIALQSLEATRANSETTQRQLMEILATTRNTPGASSSNATHQAEWTLESFLQHHPAKFNEKGLSDEADQWLRDMERIYDAKRCPDENRLAFTEYLLTREASHWWTSIKAILTDAHSPITWAVFRSKFYEEYFPNSVCYAKEVEFLQLVQGGKSVSEYTNTFKHLLRFNTMATSEEWQCRKFENGLRSDLKVLISSLCIKSFPSMVERAKVLEKNVAEVEQQKKQQVARGPILSRTNLNRNRTPYARPAQSSGSQAMVVAGQSGQQGAIKCFQCGGPHFKSVCPQLVGGKYCTRCRRNDHLESECNMGGRAVMRPSNAGRIQQGRGGRAQAVGRVYAITGAEAASSELEVILGMDWLATNRILIDCGEKKLVFPDEEEEVLSVTLGQLKEDIVEGASCFLIMTHSDEEFEGVSWERSSSNKLSGGRLVIEEFPEVFPEEIPGLPPIREVEFTIDLVSTAAPISVQPYRMSPAELVELKEKIKDLMDKQFIRPSVSPWGAPVLLVKKKDDSSRFCIDYRQLNKLTIKNKYPLPRIDYLLDQLNGAIVFSKIDLRSGYHQIRVKEEDIQKTAFRSRYGHYEYVVMPFGVTNAPAIFMDYMNRIFRPYLDKFVVVFIDDILIYSKSHEEHEEHLRVVLGVLKEKELYAKLSKCEFWMKSEQFLGHVVSAEGISVDPTKVRAVLEWASPRSVTEVRSFVGLAGYYRRFIEGFSKIVASLTQLTRKDHPFAWTDRCESSFQELKKKLTSAPVLVIPDTSKPFEVYCDASHQGLGCVLMQEKRAVAYASRQLKVHEKNYPTHDLELAAVVFALKIWRHHLYGSTFQVFNDHKSLKYLFDQKELNMRESEVVADALSRKVVHVSSMMVRELSLVESFRDLRLQFKLGSNNIRCCNLRISSDVFDRIREKQSEDEELVKILNALGTDQAREFNTGTTTSYAIRVGRAFQIMES from the exons ATGCAGCAAAATTCAATTGCTTTACAGAGTTTGGAAGCAACTCGCGCAAACTCTGAAACAACCCAAAGACAGTTAATGGAGATCCTAGCGACCACTAGGAATACACCGGGAGCGTCTTCTTCAAACGCTACTCACCAAGCGGAGTGGACCTTGGAGAGTTTTCTGCAGCACCACCCAGCCAAGTTCAACGAGAAAGGTTTATCGGACGAGGCTGATCAGTGGTTGAGAGACATGGAGAGAATTTACGATGCCAAGAGGTGCCCGGACGAGAATCGCTTGGCATTCACGGAGTATCTGCTTACCAGGGAAGCAAGCCACTGGTGGACGAGCATTAAGGCTATTTTAACGGACGCTCACAGTCCCATCACTTGGGCAGTTTTCAGGAGTAAATTCTATGAAGAATACTTCCCAAACAGCGTTTGTTACGCCAAGGAAGTTGAGTTCCTTCAACTGGTACAAGGAGGGAAGTCTGTGTCGGAGTATACCAACACGTTCAAGCATTTGTTGAGGTTCAATACTATGGCCACCAGTGAAGAGTGGCAGTGCCGGAAATTCGAGAATGGATTAAGGAGTGATCTAAAAGTACTGATATCCAGCCTCTGCATTAAGTCATTCCCTTCAATGGTCGAGAGGGCCAAGGTGTTAGAGAAGAATGTGGCTGAAGTAGAACAACAGAAGAAGCAACAAGTAGCCAGGGGACCGATTCTATCAAGAACAAATCTGAATCGGAATAGGACGCCGTACGCTCGACCAGCGCAGTCAAGTGGGTCTCAGGCGATGGTTGTTGCTGGACAGTCTGGACAGCAGGGGGCGATCAAATGTTTTCAGTGTGGAGGACCCCATTTCAAGTCAGTCTGCCCTCAATTGGTAGGAGGAAAGTATTGCACTCGATGTAGAAGAAACGACCATCTGGAGAGCGAGTGCAATATGGGCGGACGAGCGGTCATGAGACCATCGAACGCTGGAAGGATCCAGCAAGGGAGAGGTGGTCGGGCACAAGCAGTCGGACGAGTGTATGCAATAACAGGCGCAGAAGCAGCAAGTTCAG AGTTAGAggtgattttaggaatggattggttagcCACCAATCGCATTCTGATAGATTGTGGTGAGAAGAAGTTGGTTTTCCctgatgaagaagaggaagtgtTGTCGGTGACGCTCGGTCAACTAAAGGAAGATATCGTGGAGGGCGCCAGTTGCTTTTTGATAATGACGCATTCAGATGAAGAGTTTGAAGGTGTGAGCTGGGAACGATCGTCCAGTAATAAGTTAAGTGGAGGACGATTGGTAATAGAGGAATTTCCTGAAgtttttccagaagaaataCCTGGACTACCTCCTATTCGCGAGGTTGAGTTCACGATCGACTTAGTGTCAACGGCGGCACCCATCTCTGTCCAACCGTATCGAATGTCACCAGCTGAGTTGGTTGAGCTTAAGGAGAAAATTAAAGATCTGATGGACAAGCAATTTATCAGGCCGAGCGTATCACCCTGGGGAGCACCTGTTcttttggtgaagaagaaagatgacaGCTCTCGGTTTTGCATTGATTACAGACAAttaaacaagctgaccatcaagaacaagtatccactGCCAAGGATAGATTATTTGTTGGATCAACTGAATGGGGCCATAGTATTCTCGAAGATTGATCTGCGATCGGGGTACCACCAGATTCGGGTAAAGGAAGAAGACATCCAGAAGACTGCTTTCAGATCTCGTtacggacactacgagtatgtagtgatgccgTTCGGTGTGACGAACGCACCGGCAatcttcatggattacatgaatcgTATATTCAGGCCATACCTGGACAAGTTCGTAGTGGTCTTCATTGACGACATCctcatctactccaagagcCATGAAGAACATGAGGAACACTTGAGGGTCGTACTTGGCGTCTTGAAGGAAAAGGAACTGTACGCCAAGTTATcaaagtgtgaattttggatgaagagCGAGCAGTTCTTAGGGCACGTTGTGTCAGCTGAAGGGATCTCTGTAGACCCGACAAAAGTACGAGCAGTTTTGGAATGGGCGAGTCCGCGTTCGGTCACGGAAGTACGGAGTTTCGTTGGTcttgcgggctactataggcgcTTCATCGAaggattttctaagatagtagcatCGTTAACGCAACTTACACGCAAGGAtcacccgttcgcttggacTGATCGGTGTGAATCGAGCTTTcaggagttgaagaagaagttAACGAGCGCCCCAGTATTGGTCATCCCTGACACGTCCAAACCCTTTGAAGTATATTGTGATGCATCTCATCAAGGTTTGGGCTGTGTACTTATGCAAGAGAAGAGAGCGGTTGCGTACGCTTCTCGTCAATTGAAAGTGCACGAGAAGAATTATCCGACGCACGACCTGGAATTAGCAGCGGTCGTCTTCGCcctgaagatttggagacacCATCTATACGGATCTACGTTCCAAGTCTTCAATGATCataagagtctcaagtacctctttgatcagaaggaatTAAACATGAG GGAAAGCGAAGTAGTAGCGGACGCTTTGAGCAGAAAGGTGGTGCACGTCTCATCCATGATGGTAAGAGAGTTAAGTTTGGTGGAGAGTTTCAGAGATCTAAGGTTGCAGTTCAAGTTAGGATCGAACAACATTAGATGttgtaaccttagaatatctaGTGATGTATTCGACCGAATCAGGGAGAAACAATCTGAGGATGAAGAACTGGTGAAGATTCTGAACGCGCTCGGTACTGATCAGGCCAGAGAATTCAACACTGGAACGACGACTTCTTACGCTATAAGGGTCGGACGTGCATTCCAAATAATGGAGAGCTGA
- the LOC108332765 gene encoding uncharacterized protein LOC108332765 produces MAPRLPPPPPPQSEPFESNARLKAILEALQQQNAALVQQNTIALQSLEAARVSVDNARMETDNTQRQLMQMLARGVPTPSATSSAAPTQEWTLESFLQHHPARFNGKCSLDEADHWFQDMERIFEAKRCPDERKLAYTQYLLRGEDDHWWNSMKMILTRRETPITWELFRTKFYTEYFPDSVRFAKEVEFLELAQGNRSVSKYADRFKHLLRFNTMTVDEDWQCRKFENGLRKDIKLLVKGLRIREFSALVEMARDMEKTKGEPERPQNQRIQPLRVGGPAVSRGGSSFRTTPFSRPTFSGSRGSSSQPSV; encoded by the coding sequence ATGGCACCTAggcttcctcctcctccacctcctcaGTCGGAGCCCTTTGAGTCCAATGCTCGACTGAAGGCCATACTTGAGGCACTGCAGCAGCAGAATGCTGCCTTAGTGCAACAAAACACCATTGCTCTACAAAGTTTAGAAGCTGCAAGGGTGTCAGTTGACAATGCAAGGATGGAGACTGATAACACCCAAAGACAACTCATGCAGATGCTGGCTAGAGGTGTACCCACTCCCAGTGCTACCTCATCTGCTGCTCCAACTCAAGAGTGGACCttggagagttttctccaaCACCATCCAGCCAGGTTTAATGGAAAGTGCAGTCTTGATGAAGCTGATCACTGGTTCCAAGACATGGAACGTATCTTTGAGGCGAAAAGGTGTCCTGATGAGAGAAAACTGGCCTACACCCAGTATTTGCTAAGAGGAGAAGATGACCATTGGTGGAATAGCATGAAGATGATCTTGACTAGAAGAGAGACTCCTATTACCTGGGAGTTATTCAGGACCAAATTTTACACTGAATACTTTCCAGACAGTGTGAGATTTGCAAAAGAAGTGGAGTTTCTGGAGCTAGCACAAGGCAACAGATCAGTTTCTAAGTATGCGGATCGATTCAAACACCTTCTCCGCTTCAACACCATGACGGTAGATGAAGACTGGCAGTGcaggaaatttgaaaatgggCTGAGGAAGGATATAAAGTTGTTGGTGAAGGGGTTGCGCATCAGAGAGTTCTCCGCTTTAGTGGAGATGGCCCGTGATATGGAGAAGACCAAGGGAGAACCAGAAAGGCCACAGAATCAGCGGATCCAACCACTAAGGGTTGGAGGACCTGCAGTATCGAGGGGTGGATCCAGCTTTAGGACGACCCCTTTCTCTAGACCTACCTTTTCTGGGTCCAGGGGTTCATCATCTCAGCCTTCAGTATAG
- the LOC108333951 gene encoding protein yippee-like At5g53940: protein MGRFFVMELEGRSYRCKFCSTHLALADDLISRSFHCRRGKAYLFNNVVNFTLGAPEERMMLSGLHTVADIFCCCCGQIIGWKYESAHEKSQKYKEGKFVLERGRIVDEVEFSTEFYIDSRVCVSDGDEA from the exons ATGGGTAGATTCTTTGTGATGGAGCTTGAGGGAAGGTCTTATAGATGCAAGTTTTGTAGTACTCACTTGGCCCTTGCAGATGATCTCATTTCAAGG TCGTTTCATTGCCGGAGGGGAAAAGCATACCTATTCAATAACGT TGTCAACTTCACACTCGGAGCACCAGAAGAAAGGATGATGCTTTCAGGATTGCATACTGTGGCAGATATCTTTTGCTGTTGTTGTGGTCAAATAATTGGCTGGAAATAC GAATCTGCACACGAGAAGAGTCAAAAGTATAAAGAAGGGAAGTTTGTTCTTGAAAG AGGAAGGATAGTTGATGAAGTTGAGTTCTCTACTGAATTCTATATCGATAGTCGTGTCTGCGTGAGTGATGGTGACGAGGCTTAA